A stretch of the Notamacropus eugenii isolate mMacEug1 chromosome 2, mMacEug1.pri_v2, whole genome shotgun sequence genome encodes the following:
- the TCP11 gene encoding T-complex protein 11 homolog isoform X1 translates to MPDVQKSDAQEESTEAQSGACPAAVPDQRQESSSSGCPDQPVCSPPQGLSVTELMETVNGVSKMSIAHEIVVNQDFHMEEMALSPDSLESKIKETMHNAFWDHLREQLAATPPDYTYALQLLKEIKEILLSLLLPRQSRLKSQIEEVMDMELLKQEADHGALDVSHLSTYILSMMTMLCAPIRDEEVQKLESISDPVQLLREIFHVLGLMKMDMVNFTIQSIRPHLQEHSIQYERAKFQELLQRMPNFLDHTTKWLSQAAAEVMTPPPAPYDSPDQITSSPADETMKDNSIISPSMVLNQGYMNLLHWDSDNEEFPETVMMDRTRLQEIQCQLNQLTILASVLLVANSYCGPKLLSSPQFVDKLKQIIKVLLEGNQSRLDEALLSISDQVLQEIQQALVDLNLPALSKDNVASLSGQIHSVAKEDNCVRSIIDQRIRLFLKCCLIRGVQPSLRELPGGITPIEEELAEMGQRFACLIHHNQQVFGPYYAGILKKVLFSPQESEASMDST, encoded by the exons GTAGCCCTCCACAAGGTCTTTCTGTCACAGAGCTGATGGAGACAGTTAATGGAGTTTCCAAGATGAGCATTGCACATGAAATTGTGGTGAACCAGGATTTCCATATGGAAGAGATGGCCTTATCTCCAGATAG TCTGGAAAGCAAGATTAAGGAGACAATGCACAACGCTTTCTGGGACCATCTCCGAGAGCAGCTGGCAGCTACTCCCCCTGACTACACTTATGCTCTGCAGCTtctgaaagaaatcaaagag ATTCTGTTGTCACTGCTTCTGCCTCGCCAGAGCCGTCTGAAGAGTCAGATTGAAGAAGTGATGGATATGGAGCTTCTCAAGCAGGAAGCTGACCACGGAGCCCTGGATGTCTCCCACCTCTCCACCTACATCCTGAGCATGATGACAATGCTTTGTGCACCAATTCGAGATGAAGAGGTTCAGAAACTTGAGAGCATATCAGATCCTGTGCAACTACTGAG GGAGATATTCCATGTTCTAGGCCTGATGAAAATGGACATGGTGAACTTCACCATCCAGAGTATACGACCACATCTGCAGGAGCACTCGATCCAGTATGAACGGGCCAAATTCCAGGAGCTTCTCCAGAGGATGCCCA ATTTCCTTGATCACACCACAAAGTGGCTAAGCCAAGCAGCTGCTGAAGTCATGACACCCCCTCCAGCACCCTATGACTCTCCAGACCAAATCACTTCTTCACCTGCAGATGAGACAATGAAAGACAATTCTATCATAAGCCCCTCAATGGTGCTAAACCAGGGTTATATGAATCTTCTTCACTGGGACTCTGACAACGAGGAGTTTCCCGAG ACTGTGATGATGGACAGGACCCGGCTGCAGGAGATTCAATGCCAGTTAAATCAGCTGACCATTCTGGCCTCTGTGCTGCTAGTAGCCAACAGTTACTGTGGCCCTAAGTTACTGAGTTCACCTCAGTTTGTGGACAAACTGAAACAAATAATCAAAGTCCTCTTGGAGGGAAATCAGTCAAG GCTCGATGAGGCTTTGCTGAGTATAAGTGACCAAGTGCTTCAGGAAATACAGCAGGCCCTTGTGGACCTGAACCTTCCTGCCCTAAGCAAGGACAACGTGGCTTCCCTGTCAGGTCAGATCCATAGTGTGGCCAAGGAGGACAACTGCGTCCGCAGCATCATTG ATCAACGGATCCGTTTGTTTCTCAAGTGCTGCCTGATCCGGGGTGTGCAGCCTTCTCTAAGAGAACTCCCTGGAGGAATTACTCCTATTGAAGAGGAGCTGGCAGAAATGGGCCAAAGGTTTGCATGCCTGATACATcacaatcaacaagtatttgggCCCTACTATGCTGGCATCTTAAAAAAAGTGCTCTTCTCTCCACAAGAGTCAGAAGCAAGCATGGATTCTACCTGA